A region from the Saccharomonospora azurea NA-128 genome encodes:
- the mshD gene encoding mycothiol synthase: MREFVWADELTDDRVEDVRALLLAARETDGRPDVEPGGALPGEFSGPRHLLCLVGDGASRVLAGYAHLDARGDAFGRQVAELIVHPAHRRHGHGAAMLDELVGAVTGSLRIWAHGDHPAAARLATRFGLSRARELLVMGASSAEQEWPEPVLPDGVRLRTFVPGQDEQAVIDVNARAFDWHPEQSAFDVAALREAQRESWFDADGFFLAENADGRVVGFHWTKVHPPNPRRFGGQPVGEVYVVGVDPDAQGGGLGKALTLAGLRHLRDRGLDQVILYVEGDNEPAVAVYRKLGFTTVDTDVQYATGS, encoded by the coding sequence ATGCGCGAATTCGTGTGGGCCGACGAGCTGACGGACGACCGGGTCGAGGACGTGCGGGCGTTGCTGCTGGCCGCCCGCGAGACCGACGGACGCCCGGACGTCGAGCCCGGTGGTGCGCTGCCGGGCGAGTTCTCGGGACCACGTCACCTGCTGTGCCTGGTCGGCGACGGCGCATCGCGGGTGCTCGCCGGCTACGCGCACCTCGACGCCCGGGGTGACGCCTTCGGCAGGCAGGTCGCCGAACTGATCGTGCACCCCGCACACCGGCGGCACGGCCACGGCGCGGCGATGCTCGACGAGCTGGTGGGCGCCGTCACCGGCTCCCTGCGGATCTGGGCACACGGCGATCACCCGGCCGCCGCCCGGCTCGCGACGCGGTTCGGGCTCTCGCGCGCCAGGGAGCTGCTGGTCATGGGCGCGTCGTCGGCGGAGCAGGAGTGGCCGGAGCCGGTTCTTCCCGACGGCGTGCGCCTGCGGACGTTCGTGCCGGGGCAGGACGAGCAGGCCGTCATCGACGTGAACGCGCGTGCGTTCGACTGGCACCCGGAACAGAGCGCGTTCGACGTCGCGGCGCTGCGGGAGGCCCAGCGCGAGAGCTGGTTCGATGCCGACGGCTTCTTCCTCGCGGAGAACGCCGACGGGCGGGTGGTGGGCTTCCACTGGACGAAGGTGCACCCGCCGAACCCTCGCCGCTTCGGCGGGCAGCCCGTGGGCGAGGTCTACGTCGTCGGAGTCGACCCCGACGCGCAGGGCGGCGGGCTCGGCAAGGCGCTCACCCTCGCCGGTTTGCGTCACCTGCGAGACCGCGGCCTCGACCAGGTCATCCTCTACGTCGAGGGCGACAACGAGCCCGCCGTCGCCGTCTACCGCAAGCTCGGCTTCACCACGGTCGACACCGATGTCCAGTACGCGACAGGGTCGTGA